In Blautia wexlerae DSM 19850, a single window of DNA contains:
- a CDS encoding transposase, translating to MSILISIFISGYHGKTTDFSQNSSCPRTTIAHFLNSGKWDDTLLENTLKSSVVEIIYSEAQRTGKPVFCIVDDTIASKTKPSSQAMHPIEDAYFHQSHLKRKQDYDHQAVAVMLSCNGIVLNYAFVLYNKSISKIDIVQNIAKELPEPPVMSYFLCDCWYVSEKIINTFVQKGFHTIGALKTNRLLYPSGMKKKLSELAAELSVTEKGFDPVTVKNRKYYVCRWTIGVFFRQCKTRLALDTYQIRSSKGIQRYWLLMSMAHYICVISTGQYQSFQEGYQLIRSTIQQEKYQYLFQCAKSCVDFEAFMKLAG from the coding sequence ATGAGTATCCTGATCAGTATCTTTATCTCAGGTTACCACGGAAAGACTACCGACTTTTCACAAAACAGTTCCTGCCCCAGAACTACCATCGCACATTTCCTCAATTCTGGGAAATGGGATGATACCTTACTTGAAAATACTTTAAAATCCTCCGTAGTTGAAATTATTTATTCAGAAGCACAGCGCACCGGAAAACCTGTTTTCTGTATTGTGGATGATACCATAGCTTCAAAGACAAAGCCTTCGTCACAGGCTATGCATCCAATTGAAGATGCGTATTTCCACCAGTCCCATTTAAAGAGAAAACAGGATTATGACCATCAGGCAGTTGCTGTTATGCTTTCGTGCAATGGCATTGTCCTGAACTATGCTTTTGTACTGTACAATAAATCCATTTCCAAGATTGATATTGTGCAGAACATTGCAAAGGAACTGCCAGAACCTCCAGTCATGTCATATTTCCTTTGTGACTGCTGGTATGTTTCTGAAAAAATAATCAACACATTTGTACAGAAGGGGTTCCATACCATTGGAGCTTTAAAAACAAACCGCCTGCTGTACCCGTCAGGAATGAAAAAGAAGCTCAGCGAACTTGCTGCTGAATTATCGGTAACAGAGAAAGGATTTGACCCTGTGACAGTCAAAAACCGAAAATATTATGTGTGCCGGTGGACAATAGGGGTATTTTTCAGACAATGTAAAACCCGTCTGGCGTTGGATACCTATCAGATACGTTCCTCGAAAGGAATCCAGAGGTACTGGCTGTTGATGTCAATGGCACATTATATCTGTGTTATAAGCACTGGGCAATATCAGTCTTTCCAGGAAGGATATCAACTGATTCGCAGTACCATTCAGCAGGAAAAGTATCAATATTTGTTTCAATGTGCAAAATCCTGTGTCGATTTTGAAGCGTTTATGAAATTAGCAGGATAG
- a CDS encoding LytR/AlgR family response regulator transcription factor — MDKNNRVIYGIAGDGEIMRVVICDDEKVTCSEIEKMLSFFAFEKCIKLEVDVFFDGDTLTEYLKKEKAPDILFLDIELPGMNGVEVGKYIRDILRNTDMFMIYISSKKEYALELFQNQPFDFLIKPIKKERLYHVMEKIFSIIGKNECNFEYKNQGNSYRIMYKDILYFQSDGRKINIVMEKKIESFYGKLSEIEQMCPEGLFLRIHKSYLINMCHAKEITYKWIKMINGDVLDISRSNRVAIRRKLMESMANEIRNDS, encoded by the coding sequence ATGGATAAAAATAATAGAGTAATATACGGAATAGCAGGAGATGGAGAAATAATGCGAGTAGTAATATGCGATGATGAGAAAGTAACTTGTTCAGAGATAGAGAAAATGCTTAGTTTTTTTGCGTTCGAAAAATGTATAAAGTTGGAAGTGGACGTGTTTTTTGATGGAGATACTTTGACAGAATATTTGAAAAAAGAAAAAGCTCCAGACATTCTTTTTTTAGATATTGAACTTCCGGGAATGAATGGGGTTGAGGTCGGAAAATATATCAGGGATATATTGAGGAATACAGATATGTTTATGATATATATATCTTCTAAAAAGGAATATGCTTTAGAACTGTTTCAAAACCAGCCATTTGATTTTCTGATAAAACCAATAAAAAAAGAACGGCTGTATCATGTTATGGAGAAAATATTTAGTATTATTGGAAAAAATGAGTGCAATTTTGAGTATAAAAATCAAGGAAATAGTTACAGAATTATGTACAAAGATATTTTGTATTTTCAAAGTGATGGAAGAAAAATTAATATTGTAATGGAAAAGAAAATAGAAAGTTTTTATGGTAAGTTATCTGAGATTGAACAGATGTGTCCAGAGGGGTTGTTTTTGCGTATTCACAAATCATATTTGATCAATATGTGCCATGCGAAAGAAATTACTTATAAATGGATAAAAATGATAAACGGAGATGTGTTGGATATTAGCAGATCGAACCGTGTGGCTATAAGAAGAAAACTAATGGAGAGTATGGCAAATGAAATTCGTAATGATAGCTGA